From one Flavobacterium sp. N502536 genomic stretch:
- the panB gene encoding 3-methyl-2-oxobutanoate hydroxymethyltransferase — translation MSVAKKDYKRITTKSLIEMKSNGEKISMLTAYDYTMAKIVDTAGIDVILVGDSASNVMAGHETTLPITLDQMIYHASSVVRAVERALVVVDLPFGSYQSDPKEALRSAIRIMKESGGHAVKLEGGKEIKESIKKILNAGIPVMGHLGLTPQSIYKFGTYSVRAKEDQEAEKLIEDAKLLEKIGCFGIVLEKIPAHLAEQVAKSISIPVIGIGAGGGVDGQVLVIHDMLGMNNEFSPRFLRRYLNLYEEMTKAIGQYAADVKSADFPNEREQY, via the coding sequence ATGTCAGTAGCAAAAAAAGATTATAAAAGAATCACAACAAAGTCATTGATCGAAATGAAAAGCAATGGAGAAAAAATCTCAATGCTTACGGCTTACGATTATACTATGGCTAAAATTGTTGATACCGCAGGTATTGATGTAATTCTGGTAGGCGATTCAGCATCCAACGTTATGGCGGGTCACGAAACGACATTGCCTATTACTTTAGACCAGATGATTTATCACGCTTCCTCTGTAGTTCGCGCTGTAGAGAGAGCCTTAGTAGTGGTAGATTTACCTTTTGGAAGTTACCAGTCGGACCCGAAAGAAGCTTTGCGTTCTGCGATCAGAATCATGAAAGAAAGCGGTGGACATGCTGTGAAACTAGAAGGAGGAAAAGAAATTAAAGAATCTATCAAAAAAATATTAAACGCGGGAATTCCGGTAATGGGACATTTGGGTTTAACACCACAATCGATCTATAAATTCGGAACTTACAGCGTTCGTGCAAAAGAAGATCAGGAAGCTGAAAAGCTAATTGAAGATGCTAAACTCCTGGAAAAAATTGGTTGTTTCGGTATTGTTTTAGAAAAAATTCCGGCACATTTAGCAGAGCAGGTTGCCAAAAGCATCTCTATTCCCGTGATCGGAATCGGAGCCGGAGGCGGAGTAGACGGACAAGTGCTCGTAATTCATGATATGTTAGGAATGAACAATGAATTCAGCCCTCGTTTCTTACGTCGTTATTTAAACTTATACGAAGAAATGACCAAAGCCATCGGTCAATATGCTGCCGATGTAAAATCTGCAGATTTTCCTAACGAGAGGGAACAATATTAA
- a CDS encoding four helix bundle protein, translating to MHQFKELLIWKKSRLFCSKIYSATANFPSEEKFGITNQLRRASVSIASNIAEGSSRNSNKDFARFLEIAIGSAYEVETQLLISSDLGFINEENLTELTNLLEEIIKMTSRFRATLL from the coding sequence ATGCATCAGTTTAAAGAGCTTCTAATTTGGAAGAAAAGCAGGTTATTTTGTTCTAAAATTTATAGTGCAACAGCTAATTTTCCGAGTGAAGAAAAATTCGGAATAACAAATCAATTGAGAAGGGCTTCCGTTTCTATTGCTTCAAATATAGCAGAAGGCTCTTCAAGAAATTCGAATAAAGATTTTGCCCGATTTTTAGAGATTGCGATTGGCTCAGCCTATGAAGTAGAAACACAACTTCTTATATCATCAGATTTAGGCTTTATAAACGAAGAAAACTTAACCGAACTAACAAATCTGTTAGAAGAAATAATTAAAATGACATCCAGATTTAGGGCAACTTTATTATAA